A single window of Flavobacteriales bacterium DNA harbors:
- the rpmD gene encoding 50S ribosomal protein L30: MANKVKIKQVKSAIDRPERQKRTLVALGLKKVNQEVEVEATPQTLGMIQAVKHLVEVVEK, encoded by the coding sequence ATGGCAAACAAAGTGAAAATAAAACAGGTAAAGAGCGCCATCGACCGTCCTGAAAGACAAAAAAGAACCCTCGTTGCATTGGGTCTGAAAAAGGTAAATCAGGAAGTGGAAGTGGAAGCTACTCCGCAAACACTGGGGATGATCCAGGCGGTAAAACATTTGGTTGAAGTTGTTGAAAAATAA
- the rpsE gene encoding 30S ribosomal protein S5 has product MAQANVKRVKSSEIELKDKLVSIQRVTKVTKGGRTFTFSAIVVVGNENGVVGYGLGKAKEVTEAIAKGIDDAKKNLIQVPIVKGTVPHEQVGKFGGALILLKPASNGTGVIAGGAMRAVLESVGIKNVLAKSKGSSNPHNVVKATIDALLNMRDAYAVAQTRGLELEQVFNG; this is encoded by the coding sequence ATGGCACAAGCAAACGTAAAAAGAGTCAAGTCTAGCGAGATTGAACTGAAAGATAAACTCGTTAGCATTCAACGCGTGACCAAGGTGACCAAGGGCGGTCGTACCTTCACTTTCTCCGCCATCGTAGTGGTGGGTAACGAGAATGGTGTGGTGGGATACGGCCTGGGTAAAGCGAAGGAAGTAACCGAAGCCATCGCCAAAGGAATTGACGACGCCAAGAAAAACCTCATCCAGGTGCCCATCGTGAAAGGTACCGTGCCGCATGAGCAGGTGGGTAAATTCGGTGGCGCCCTCATTCTCCTCAAACCCGCATCCAATGGTACGGGAGTAATCGCCGGTGGTGCCATGCGTGCTGTGCTCGAAAGCGTGGGTATCAAAAACGTATTGGCCAAGTCCAAAGGTTCTTCCAACCCGCACAACGTGGTGAAGGCCACCATCGATGCACTGCTGAATATGCGTGATGCTTATGCCGTGGCCCAGACCAGAGGCCTCGAACTCGAACAAGTTTTTAATGGTTAA
- the rpsC gene encoding 30S ribosomal protein S3 has product MGQKSNPISLRLGIIRGWDSNWYGGRNYTEKLVEDYKIRQYLNARLSKASIAKIVIERTLKLVTVTIHTARPGIIIGKGGKEVDKLKEELKKITRKEIQINIFEVKRPELDARLVAESIAKQIEGRISFRRAMKMAVASTMRMGAEGIRVAAAGRLGGAEIARTEKYREGRVPLHTFRADVDYALCEAHTTYGRIGIKVWICKGEVYGKRDLSPNAAMQQKGGSPKAPRGGGSRNK; this is encoded by the coding sequence ATGGGACAGAAGTCAAATCCGATCAGCCTTAGGCTGGGTATCATCCGCGGTTGGGATTCCAATTGGTACGGAGGCCGGAACTACACCGAGAAACTGGTGGAAGATTACAAAATCCGCCAGTACCTCAACGCACGTCTTTCCAAGGCCAGCATTGCCAAAATCGTGATCGAAAGAACACTGAAGCTGGTAACCGTGACCATCCACACCGCCCGTCCCGGAATCATTATCGGTAAAGGAGGAAAGGAAGTTGACAAGCTGAAGGAAGAATTGAAGAAGATCACCCGGAAGGAAATCCAGATTAACATTTTCGAGGTAAAACGCCCCGAACTGGATGCCCGTCTGGTGGCCGAAAGCATCGCCAAGCAAATCGAAGGCCGTATCTCTTTCCGCCGTGCCATGAAAATGGCGGTTGCCTCTACCATGCGTATGGGCGCGGAGGGAATTCGTGTAGCGGCAGCCGGTCGTTTGGGTGGTGCTGAAATTGCCCGGACCGAAAAATACCGTGAAGGACGTGTTCCCTTGCATACCTTCCGTGCGGATGTAGACTATGCATTGTGTGAAGCACATACCACCTATGGCCGTATCGGTATCAAGGTGTGGATTTGCAAAGGTGAAGTTTATGGCAAACGCGACCTGTCGCCCAACGCTGCCATGCAACAAAAGGGTGGATCGCCTAAAGCTCCTCGCGGAGGCGGTTCCAGGAACAAATAA
- the rplP gene encoding 50S ribosomal protein L16: protein MLQPKRTKYRRQQKLKGSLDGNSGRGHQISFGSFAIKALEPGWITSRQLEAARIAVTRHMKREGQLWIRIFPDKPITKKPAEVRMGKGKGAPEYFVAVVKPGRIMFEADGVSQELAQEAMRLAAQKLPIKTKFIVRRDYQE, encoded by the coding sequence ATGTTACAGCCAAAAAGGACCAAGTACAGGAGGCAGCAAAAGCTGAAGGGATCGTTGGACGGCAATTCCGGCCGTGGACACCAGATCTCTTTCGGATCATTTGCCATCAAAGCCCTCGAACCGGGCTGGATCACCAGCCGGCAGTTGGAAGCTGCACGTATTGCGGTGACCCGTCATATGAAACGTGAAGGCCAACTGTGGATCCGCATCTTCCCTGATAAACCTATTACCAAGAAGCCCGCGGAAGTACGTATGGGTAAAGGTAAAGGCGCCCCCGAATATTTCGTGGCGGTTGTAAAGCCGGGTCGCATCATGTTTGAAGCAGACGGCGTATCTCAGGAACTCGCGCAGGAAGCCATGCGCCTGGCGGCTCAAAAGCTTCCGATCAAAACCAAGTTCATTGTCAGAAGGGATTACCAGGAATAA
- the rpsS gene encoding 30S ribosomal protein S19 encodes MARSLKKGPFIDHKLEKRSLEQVASGNKKVIKTWSRRSMIAPEFVGLTFAVHNGNKFIPVYVTENMVGHKLGEFAPTRTYRGHAGHKKDKS; translated from the coding sequence ATGGCACGTTCCCTGAAAAAAGGCCCTTTTATCGACCATAAGCTGGAAAAACGTTCCCTGGAACAAGTAGCCAGCGGAAATAAAAAAGTGATCAAGACATGGTCCCGCCGATCAATGATCGCTCCCGAGTTTGTAGGATTGACCTTCGCCGTACACAACGGAAATAAATTCATCCCTGTGTATGTAACGGAAAACATGGTGGGTCATAAACTTGGTGAGTTTGCGCCGACACGCACGTACCGTGGTCACGCAGGACATAAAAAAGACAAATCCTAA
- the rplD gene encoding 50S ribosomal protein L4 gives MELTVVNIQGKKTSKKVKLNEAIFGIEPNDHAIYLDVKQILANRRQGTSKAKERNEIKGSTKKLRKQKGGGGARVGSINNPLFRGGGRVFGPEPRNYINKLNKKVSRLARISALAHKAKDNQLTVLEDFSFDNIKTKQYADMLKSLNVDGRKSLLVIDKVDKNILLSARNLQNAQVVQASDINTYDILNAKGLLVTESSLKAIDNLLSE, from the coding sequence ATGGAATTGACGGTAGTAAATATTCAAGGTAAAAAAACGAGCAAAAAGGTTAAGCTCAACGAAGCCATCTTCGGTATCGAGCCCAATGACCATGCCATTTACCTGGACGTAAAGCAGATCCTTGCCAACCGCAGACAAGGTACCAGCAAGGCGAAAGAGCGCAACGAGATCAAGGGTAGCACGAAGAAACTCCGCAAGCAAAAAGGCGGCGGCGGCGCCCGTGTGGGTAGCATCAACAACCCTTTGTTCAGAGGAGGTGGTCGTGTGTTCGGTCCGGAACCCCGCAATTACATCAACAAACTGAACAAGAAGGTCAGCCGTCTTGCAAGGATCTCTGCACTGGCTCATAAGGCAAAGGACAATCAACTGACCGTTCTGGAAGATTTTTCTTTCGACAACATCAAGACCAAGCAGTATGCCGACATGCTGAAGAGCCTGAATGTGGATGGCAGAAAGTCGCTGCTTGTGATCGACAAGGTGGATAAGAACATTTTGCTTTCTGCACGCAATCTGCAGAACGCCCAGGTGGTTCAGGCAAGTGATATCAATACGTATGATATCCTCAATGCCAAAGGACTGCTGGTTACCGAAAGTTCACTGAAGGCGATTGATAACCTCTTAAGCGAATAA
- the rpmC gene encoding 50S ribosomal protein L29 codes for MKQAVIKELALSDLKDKIEEQEDLLSKLVMNHAVATIENPMKIRYTRRTIARLKTELNKRTQAAAETADKK; via the coding sequence ATGAAACAAGCTGTAATCAAAGAATTGGCATTATCCGATCTGAAAGATAAGATCGAGGAGCAGGAAGACCTGCTTAGCAAGCTGGTGATGAACCATGCAGTGGCTACCATTGAAAACCCGATGAAGATCAGGTACACGCGCAGGACCATTGCACGCCTGAAAACAGAATTGAACAAAAGGACGCAAGCCGCAGCGGAAACCGCTGATAAAAAATAA
- the rplO gene encoding 50S ribosomal protein L15 — translation MNLHNLKPAQGSANKTKKRLGRGQGSGHGGTASRGHKGAKSRSGYKSKVGFEGGQMPLQRRVPKVGFKNPGRIVFRGINLDTLQQLAEQHKETVVNKEVLINHGLASKNDIIKILGRGELSAKLEVSAEAFSKAAVEAIEKSGGKAVVVNPKATQKLKLVKFQKHTKTNGTSNAAPKAAAKTKKKEEKVLAEKPE, via the coding sequence ATGAACTTACATAACCTAAAACCGGCGCAGGGATCTGCCAACAAAACCAAGAAACGCCTCGGCCGTGGCCAGGGTTCAGGACATGGCGGAACAGCTTCCCGCGGACATAAAGGTGCCAAATCACGCTCTGGCTATAAAAGCAAAGTGGGATTTGAAGGTGGTCAGATGCCCCTCCAGCGCCGTGTACCCAAAGTGGGATTCAAAAACCCCGGTCGCATCGTTTTCCGTGGCATCAACCTGGATACACTTCAGCAACTTGCCGAACAACACAAGGAAACCGTTGTGAATAAGGAAGTGCTGATCAACCATGGCCTTGCATCCAAGAACGACATCATCAAGATCCTCGGTCGTGGTGAACTGTCGGCCAAGCTGGAGGTAAGCGCGGAAGCCTTTTCCAAGGCTGCGGTTGAAGCCATCGAAAAATCCGGTGGTAAAGCAGTGGTGGTGAATCCGAAGGCTACACAGAAACTGAAGCTGGTGAAGTTCCAGAAGCATACCAAGACCAACGGAACCAGCAATGCGGCCCCTAAGGCAGCAGCCAAGACCAAAAAGAAAGAAGAAAAAGTATTAGCTGAGAAGCCAGAATAA
- the rplV gene encoding 50S ribosomal protein L22, with translation MGARKKLRADAIKEEKKSLYYAKLNNCPTSPRKMRLVADMVRGLDVYKALSILEYSSKDAAGRVEKLLKSAIANYEQKSDQRADESLFVKEIHVDQGRTLKRISPAPQGRAHRVRKRSNHVTLVLGTREAIEQKEEVKKEENAK, from the coding sequence ATGGGAGCAAGAAAGAAATTACGCGCTGATGCGATCAAAGAGGAGAAGAAAAGCCTCTACTATGCCAAGCTGAACAATTGCCCTACTTCCCCCAGGAAGATGCGGTTGGTTGCTGACATGGTGCGCGGTTTGGATGTATACAAAGCCCTGAGCATTTTGGAATACAGCTCCAAGGATGCTGCTGGCAGGGTGGAAAAGTTGCTGAAATCTGCGATCGCGAACTACGAGCAGAAGTCAGACCAGCGCGCCGACGAGAGCCTCTTTGTGAAAGAGATTCATGTGGATCAGGGTCGCACCCTGAAGCGTATCAGCCCGGCACCACAAGGTCGTGCACACAGGGTTCGTAAGCGTTCCAATCACGTTACGCTGGTACTCGGAACCCGTGAGGCAATTGAACAAAAAGAAGAAGTTAAAAAAGAAGAAAACGCGAAATAA
- the rpsQ gene encoding 30S ribosomal protein S17, whose translation MTEQVVDKRNLRKERVGVVTSNKMSKTIVVKVERKMKHPIYGKFIKKSKKFTAHDEKQESNIGDTVKIMETRPISKSKRWRLVEIMEKAK comes from the coding sequence ATGACAGAACAAGTCGTTGATAAGCGTAACCTCCGCAAGGAACGTGTCGGAGTGGTCACCAGCAACAAGATGAGCAAAACCATCGTGGTGAAGGTTGAGCGGAAAATGAAACACCCGATTTACGGGAAGTTCATTAAGAAGTCGAAAAAGTTCACGGCTCACGATGAAAAGCAGGAATCTAACATCGGTGATACGGTGAAGATCATGGAAACCCGCCCGATCAGCAAGAGCAAGCGCTGGAGACTGGTGGAGATCATGGAGAAGGCCAAGTAA
- the rpsH gene encoding 30S ribosomal protein S8: protein MTDTISDFLTRIRNAARARKRVVEIPASNIKKEMTKILREKGYILDYKFEEGPTAQGTIKIALKYHPVSKQPAIRKLQRVSKPGLRKYSGTSTMPRVMNGLGIAILSTSKGVMTDKEARKENVGGEVLCYIY from the coding sequence ATGACGGATACCATTTCAGATTTTCTGACCCGTATCAGGAACGCCGCAAGAGCCCGCAAAAGGGTGGTGGAAATTCCTGCCTCCAATATCAAGAAGGAAATGACAAAGATCCTTCGCGAGAAAGGATATATCCTCGACTATAAATTCGAGGAAGGCCCGACCGCTCAGGGTACCATCAAGATCGCCCTGAAGTATCACCCGGTTTCCAAACAGCCTGCCATCCGCAAGCTGCAAAGGGTGAGCAAACCGGGTCTGAGAAAGTACTCCGGTACATCAACCATGCCCCGCGTGATGAACGGTTTGGGTATCGCCATCCTCTCCACATCAAAAGGTGTGATGACGGATAAGGAAGCCAGAAAGGAAAATGTGGGCGGAGAAGTATTGTGTTATATCTATTAA
- the rplC gene encoding 50S ribosomal protein L3 codes for MAGIIGKKLGMTSTFLENGKNIACTVIQAGPCVITQVKTAEKDGYEAVQLAFDDKKEKSVTKAEKGHFAKTKATPKHKVVEFRDFPEAGKEGDAVTVGIFQEGDWIDVIGTSKGKGFQGVVKRHGFSGVGDRTHGQHDRQRAPGSVGASSFPSRVFKGMRMAGQTGHARVKVQNLQVVKVVPEENVLIVSGAIPGPKGSYVLVEK; via the coding sequence ATGGCAGGTATTATTGGAAAAAAGCTGGGGATGACCAGCACGTTTTTGGAAAACGGTAAGAACATCGCATGTACGGTGATTCAGGCCGGTCCATGTGTGATCACCCAGGTGAAGACCGCTGAAAAGGATGGATATGAAGCCGTTCAGCTTGCCTTCGATGATAAGAAGGAAAAGAGTGTGACGAAGGCCGAGAAAGGGCACTTCGCCAAAACCAAAGCTACACCCAAGCACAAGGTGGTGGAGTTCCGGGATTTTCCTGAAGCGGGAAAAGAAGGGGATGCCGTAACCGTGGGTATTTTCCAGGAGGGAGATTGGATTGATGTGATTGGAACAAGCAAAGGAAAAGGCTTTCAGGGCGTTGTGAAAAGGCATGGTTTCAGTGGTGTGGGTGACCGCACGCACGGACAGCACGATAGACAGAGAGCCCCCGGTTCGGTAGGCGCTTCTTCTTTCCCTTCAAGGGTATTCAAGGGAATGCGCATGGCAGGACAAACAGGTCATGCACGTGTAAAAGTGCAGAACCTACAGGTAGTTAAAGTAGTTCCGGAAGAAAACGTGCTCATCGTGAGCGGCGCGATCCCGGGCCCCAAAGGATCTTATGTCCTGGTTGAGAAATAA
- the rplB gene encoding 50S ribosomal protein L2, with protein sequence MALRKLKPVTPGQRFKVISSFEAITTDRPEKSLLAKKKSSGGRNRTGKMTVRNIGGGHKKRYRVVDFKRDKHGIPATVKTIEYDPNRSARIALLFYADGEKRYIIAPAGLEVGQEVVSGKGAAPRTGNALFLAEVPLGTVVSSIELNPGAGAALARSAGTSAQLVAREGKYATIKLPSGETRMVLTSCLATIGASSNSDKSLEVSGKAGRSRWLGRRPRTRGVAMNPVDHPMGGGEGKSSGGHPRSRKGLPAKGYKTRSKKKSSNRFIVEKRKK encoded by the coding sequence ATGGCACTAAGAAAATTAAAACCCGTAACGCCCGGTCAGCGCTTCAAAGTGATCAGCTCTTTCGAAGCGATCACTACCGATCGCCCCGAGAAGTCGTTGTTGGCCAAGAAGAAGAGTTCAGGTGGCCGTAACCGCACCGGTAAAATGACTGTCCGCAACATCGGCGGTGGTCATAAGAAACGTTACCGTGTGGTCGACTTCAAACGTGATAAACATGGCATCCCTGCAACGGTGAAAACGATCGAGTACGATCCCAACCGCAGTGCACGTATCGCCCTGTTGTTCTACGCCGATGGTGAAAAGCGTTACATCATTGCTCCCGCCGGACTGGAAGTAGGTCAGGAAGTGGTATCCGGTAAAGGTGCAGCGCCAAGAACAGGCAACGCCCTCTTTCTGGCAGAAGTGCCACTGGGTACCGTTGTGAGCAGCATCGAACTGAATCCGGGCGCAGGTGCGGCCCTTGCACGCAGTGCCGGAACTTCCGCTCAGCTTGTGGCCCGCGAAGGAAAATACGCCACCATCAAATTGCCTTCGGGTGAAACCCGCATGGTACTGACCAGCTGCCTGGCAACCATCGGTGCTTCATCCAACTCAGATAAATCATTGGAAGTTTCAGGTAAGGCCGGTCGCAGCCGTTGGTTGGGACGCCGCCCCCGCACAAGAGGTGTGGCCATGAACCCGGTCGATCACCCGATGGGTGGTGGTGAAGGTAAGTCTTCAGGTGGACATCCACGTTCCAGAAAGGGTTTACCTGCCAAGGGATACAAGACCCGCTCCAAGAAGAAGTCATCAAATCGTTTCATTGTAGAAAAAAGGAAGAAGTAA
- the rplX gene encoding 50S ribosomal protein L24 — MVAKHKIKKGDTVMVISGVAKGQQGRVLAVLIEKNRVLVEGVNMISKHTKPNAANPQGGIVKKEAPVHISNVMLVDGKGKPQRVGRKLEKEKLVRYFKKTGEIVKS; from the coding sequence ATGGTAGCCAAACATAAAATCAAAAAAGGTGACACCGTGATGGTGATTTCAGGTGTAGCCAAAGGCCAGCAGGGCAGGGTACTTGCGGTGCTGATTGAAAAGAACCGCGTACTGGTGGAGGGTGTGAACATGATTTCCAAACACACCAAACCCAATGCGGCCAACCCACAGGGTGGAATCGTGAAGAAGGAAGCCCCCGTTCATATCTCCAACGTAATGTTGGTTGACGGTAAAGGCAAACCGCAGCGTGTGGGTCGGAAACTTGAAAAGGAAAAACTAGTCAGGTATTTCAAAAAAACCGGAGAGATCGTTAAGTCATGA
- the rpsJ gene encoding 30S ribosomal protein S10 produces MSQRIRIKLKSYDHNLVDKSAEKIVKTVKSTGAVVSGPIPLPTHKRIYTVLKSPHVNKKARNQFQLNAYKRLMDIYSTTSKTVDALMKLELPSGVEVEIKV; encoded by the coding sequence ATGAGTCAAAGAATCAGAATCAAGCTGAAGTCCTACGATCACAACCTGGTGGATAAGTCCGCCGAGAAGATCGTGAAAACCGTGAAGTCAACCGGTGCCGTGGTAAGCGGTCCGATCCCGTTGCCTACACATAAAAGGATTTACACCGTGTTGAAGTCGCCGCACGTCAACAAGAAGGCAAGAAACCAGTTCCAGTTGAACGCCTACAAGCGTTTGATGGATATATACAGTACAACTTCCAAAACGGTTGATGCACTCATGAAACTGGAATTGCCCAGCGGAGTGGAAGTTGAAATCAAAGTCTGA
- the rplN gene encoding 50S ribosomal protein L14 produces the protein MIQQESRLTVADNSGAKEVLCIRVLGGTGRRYASVGDKIVVSIKNAIPSGNVKKGSVSQAVVVRTNKEVRREDGSYIRFDDNAVVLLNNAGEMRGTRIFGPVARELREKKFMKIVSLAPEVL, from the coding sequence ATGATACAACAGGAATCCAGACTGACCGTAGCTGATAACAGCGGTGCCAAAGAGGTGCTTTGCATCCGGGTACTCGGTGGCACAGGCAGGCGTTACGCATCCGTGGGCGACAAGATCGTCGTCTCGATCAAGAATGCAATTCCATCCGGCAACGTGAAAAAAGGTAGCGTTTCCCAAGCGGTGGTTGTGCGCACCAACAAAGAGGTAAGAAGGGAAGACGGCTCTTACATCCGTTTTGATGACAATGCTGTTGTATTGCTGAACAACGCAGGTGAAATGAGAGGTACCCGTATCTTCGGTCCGGTTGCACGTGAACTGCGTGAAAAGAAATTCATGAAGATTGTTTCGTTGGCACCTGAGGTGCTTTAA
- the rplE gene encoding 50S ribosomal protein L5, giving the protein MNYAPRLKEQYRNEIAGNLQKQFGYKSVMQVPRLKKITLNQGVGAAVADKKMIESALTEMSMITGQKAVATKSKKDISNFKLRKGMPIGARVTLRGDRMYEFLDRLVAVALPRIRDFRGISRKGFDGQGNYTLGITEQIIFPEIDIDKVAKITGMDITFVTSAQSNEEAFALLKEFGLPFRNA; this is encoded by the coding sequence ATGAATTACGCACCAAGATTGAAAGAGCAGTACCGCAACGAAATTGCCGGTAACCTCCAGAAGCAATTCGGATACAAGTCCGTTATGCAAGTGCCGCGCCTGAAGAAAATCACCCTCAACCAGGGTGTAGGTGCAGCGGTTGCAGACAAGAAAATGATCGAATCAGCGCTGACTGAGATGAGCATGATCACCGGACAAAAAGCCGTTGCAACGAAATCGAAGAAGGACATCTCCAACTTCAAGTTGCGTAAAGGCATGCCCATCGGTGCAAGGGTGACCCTGCGCGGAGATCGCATGTACGAATTCCTGGACCGCCTGGTGGCCGTTGCACTGCCCCGTATCCGTGACTTCCGCGGAATCAGCCGCAAAGGTTTTGACGGTCAGGGAAACTATACGCTCGGTATCACAGAGCAGATCATCTTCCCGGAGATCGACATTGATAAAGTGGCAAAGATCACAGGCATGGACATCACTTTTGTAACGTCTGCCCAATCCAACGAAGAGGCTTTCGCCCTTCTGAAAGAATTCGGTTTACCTTTTAGAAACGCATAA
- the rplW gene encoding 50S ribosomal protein L23 has translation MSVIYKPLITEKQTAATEKLNQYGFLVDTKANKVEIKKAVEAMYKVKVDSVNTMKYKGKAKSRYTKRGFFSGRTNAVKKAVVSLAPGEAIDFYSNL, from the coding sequence ATGAGTGTAATTTACAAACCACTGATCACCGAAAAGCAAACGGCAGCAACCGAAAAGCTGAATCAGTATGGCTTTCTGGTTGACACCAAAGCCAACAAGGTTGAGATCAAAAAGGCCGTGGAGGCGATGTACAAAGTCAAGGTGGATTCTGTGAACACCATGAAGTACAAAGGCAAGGCAAAGTCCCGCTATACCAAACGCGGTTTCTTTTCAGGAAGGACCAATGCTGTGAAGAAAGCGGTTGTATCCCTGGCTCCAGGTGAAGCAATTGATTTTTACAGCAACTTATAA
- a CDS encoding 50S ribosomal protein L18: MTVKTKADRRSRIKKRIRKVVKGTTERPRLSVFRSNSEIYAQLIDDLEGKTLSHVSSREKEISGKGKITKTEQARLVGEAIAAKAKNAGIESVVFDRGGYLYHGRVKALADAAREGGLKF, translated from the coding sequence ATGACAGTAAAAACCAAAGCAGACCGTAGAAGCCGGATCAAAAAACGGATCCGAAAAGTGGTGAAGGGAACGACCGAAAGGCCACGCCTGTCAGTTTTCCGCAGCAACTCCGAGATCTACGCACAGTTGATCGACGACCTGGAAGGTAAAACCCTTTCTCACGTGTCTTCACGCGAAAAGGAGATCTCCGGAAAAGGAAAGATCACAAAAACCGAACAAGCGCGTCTGGTGGGTGAAGCCATCGCAGCCAAGGCAAAGAATGCCGGCATAGAAAGCGTGGTATTCGACCGAGGCGGTTACCTGTACCACGGCCGTGTGAAGGCACTGGCTGATGCAGCACGTGAAGGCGGACTTAAATTCTAA
- the rpsN gene encoding 30S ribosomal protein S14 → MAKESIKARERKRQRMVAQYAEKRAALKAAGDYVGLSRLPRNSSPVRLHNRCNISGRPKGYMRQFGISRVLFRELAAEGKIPGITKASW, encoded by the coding sequence ATGGCCAAGGAATCCATCAAAGCAAGAGAAAGAAAACGTCAGCGTATGGTCGCACAATACGCCGAAAAAAGGGCGGCTCTGAAAGCTGCAGGCGATTATGTAGGCCTCAGCCGTTTGCCCCGCAACTCATCCCCGGTACGTCTGCACAACCGCTGCAACATTTCCGGTCGTCCGAAAGGCTACATGAGGCAGTTCGGTATTTCGAGGGTCCTTTTCAGGGAACTTGCTGCTGAAGGAAAGATCCCCGGTATTACAAAAGCAAGCTGGTAA
- the rplF gene encoding 50S ribosomal protein L6, whose translation MSRIGKLPITLPSGVQIQVSDKNLVTAKGPKGELQQAVDPAIKVEVQEDKVVVNRQTDQKQHRAMHGLYRSLIQNMVKGVHEGYNEELELVGVGYRANTKGQLLELSLGYSHNVAFELPKEIKVETKAERGQTPRILLACHDKQLLGQVVAKIVSLRKPEPYKGKGIKVIGRQYRRKAGKTASK comes from the coding sequence ATGTCACGAATTGGAAAATTACCCATCACCTTGCCAAGCGGCGTTCAGATTCAGGTTTCTGATAAGAACCTGGTCACAGCCAAAGGCCCTAAAGGTGAATTGCAACAAGCCGTTGATCCCGCCATCAAAGTGGAAGTTCAGGAAGATAAGGTGGTAGTGAACCGCCAGACCGACCAGAAGCAACACAGGGCCATGCACGGTTTGTATCGCTCACTGATCCAGAATATGGTCAAAGGCGTGCACGAAGGCTACAATGAAGAACTGGAACTGGTGGGTGTGGGTTACCGCGCCAACACCAAAGGTCAGTTGCTGGAACTCAGCCTTGGCTATTCACACAACGTGGCTTTCGAACTTCCGAAAGAAATCAAGGTGGAAACCAAGGCCGAAAGGGGACAGACTCCCCGTATCCTCCTGGCATGTCACGACAAGCAATTGTTGGGTCAGGTGGTTGCCAAGATCGTTTCACTGAGGAAACCCGAACCTTACAAAGGAAAAGGTATCAAGGTGATCGGCAGACAGTACCGCAGAAAAGCAGGTAAAACAGCTTCTAAATAA